A region from the Vanacampus margaritifer isolate UIUO_Vmar chromosome 5, RoL_Vmar_1.0, whole genome shotgun sequence genome encodes:
- the LOC144052391 gene encoding von Willebrand factor A domain-containing protein 5A-like isoform X4, whose translation MMSRCGLLTLNKEPVPLKAIEVEVEVKDHVATVTSTLHYDNKEDKAIEAIFVFPLPSHAAVCHFSAKIGQTEIVADVKEKQEAREEYDDALSSGQQAFLLEESDQSPDVFSLRVGSLPPGESASIRLEYVTELAVEADGALRFCLPVVLNPRYQPQGSEVCSVQVTSVPASQVPYSLTFSARLSSPRQVSKVDSKCSLEPLQYLNKEQTQAVVKLAAEHTFDRDIELLIYYKDAHQPAVVVEAGKASAEPGTLMGDAAVMLSVYPEFPQEVMSSLATRGEFVFLLDRSGSMQGARIDSARVTLLLLLKSLPMGCYFNIYSFGSSFEHIFPNSMEYSEKTMEKALTIVKEIKANLGGTEILKPLQHIYSQPCIPSQPRQLFVFTDGEVGNTKEVTSLVKKNSSSHRCFSFGIGEGASTALINGLAKEGGGHAQFITGADRMQAKVMQSLQFALQPAVDDISVTWDLPKGVSVTHLSPPLTAIFQGQRSLIYAQLTGQSSEETDGCVTVKYSLAGNPFQNKLGFAFQPTEDTGLTIHRLGARTLIRCLEAEKDEEVKKKVVDVSVQSGVSSSFTAFIAINKANREAIQGPLLHRRVPGACVPKAYRGVPMACGAPPMMSQDIYACAYPLGALCDYSFQNDGKGLGDFFKMKKQSTGAKSRTPSSPVYTSMGSDSKGMATNSYPTSSIVQHIAVQPPPDPLLQLVSLQKASGYWELNPPLAAALDKTSKQVEQPKPAKVDGNVWATVLALVWLHGFKSDVQVEWQLLARKAALWLLAQNAPCITECVVAANSLLGCNVQKDTLGL comes from the exons ATGATGAGCCGCTGTGGTCTGTTGACTCTCAACAAGGAGCCAG ttccTCTGAAGGCCATTGAAGTCGAAGTGGAGGTGAAGGACCACGTGGCCACTGTGACTTCCACACTGCACTATGACAACAAGGAGGACAAAGCCATAGAAGCCATTTTTGTCTTCCCTCTACCTTCTCATGCTGCCGTCTGCCATTTCAGTGCCAAGATTGGACAGACTGAGATTGTAGCTGATGTGAAggagaaacaggaa GCTCGAGAGGAGTATGACGATGCACTGAGTTCCGGGCAGCAGGCCTTCCTCTTGGAAGAGAGTGATCAGAGCCCAGATGTTTTCTCTCTGAGGGTGGGGAGTCTTCCTCCAGGAGAGAGCGCCTCCATCAGGCTGGAGTATGTCACTGAGCTGGCTGTGGAGGCTGACGGCGCGCTGAGGTTTTGTCTGCCTGTGGTGCTCAACCCTCGCTACCAACCTCAGG GAAGTGAAGTTTGCAGCGTCCAGGTGACGTCCGTCCCTGCCTCTCAAGTGCCATACAGTCTGACCTTCTCCGCCCGGTTGTCCTCGCCTCGTCAGGTGTCCAAAGTGGATTCCAAGTGTTCCTTGGAACCTCTGCAGTACCTCAACAAGGAGCAAACCCAGGCGGTC gTCAAACTGGCTGCAGAACACACGTTTGACAGGGATATCGAGCTGTTGATTTACTACAAAGATGCTCACCAGCCGGCTGTTGTGGTGGAAGCAGGAAAGGCGTCTGCCGAGCCTG GCACACTGATGGGGGATGCGGCGGTGATGCTGAGCGTTTACCCGGAGTTCCCCCAGGAAGTGATGTCTTCGCTCGCCACAAGGGGGGAGTTTGTGTTCTTACTGGACCGATCCGGAAGTATGCAAGGTGCTCGCATCGACAGTGCCAGG GTTACTCTACTACTGCTTCTGAAAAGCTTGCCAATGGGCTGCTACTTCAACATTTACAGTTTTGGATCCTCCTTTGAACACATCTTCCC TAACAGTATGGAGTACAGTGAGAAGACCATGGAAAAAGCACTGACGATTGTCAAGGAGATAAAGGCAAACTTGGGTGGAACAGAGATACTTAAGCCCCTCCAACACATTTATAGCCAGCCCTGCATTCCCAGTCAACCACGACAG CTATTTGTTTTCACTGATGGTGAAGTCGGGAACACCAAGGAGGTTACAAGCCTAGTGAAGAAGAATTCCAGTTCCCACAG GTGTTTCTCTTTCGGTATTGGAGAAGGAGCCAGCACAGCTCTCATCAATGGTTTGGCTAAGGAGGGAGGAGGTCACGCTCAATTCATCACAGGCGCCGACAGGATGCAAGCAAAG GTGATGCAATCGCTGCAGTTTGCGTTGCAACCCGCTGTGGACGACATCTCGGTCACGTGGGATTTGCCAAAGGGGGTGTCTGTCACACATCTGTCGCCGCCTCTCACAGCTATTTTCCAGGGTCAAAGGTCGCTCATTTATGCTCAACTTACCGGACAG AGTTCGGAGGAAACAGATGGTTGTGTAACTGTGAAGTACAGCCTAGCAGGCAATCCGTTCCAGAACAAGCTTGGCTTCGCTTTCCAACCTACGGAGGACACCGG ATTAACCATCCACAGGCTAGGTGCTCGAACTCTGATTCGCTGTCTGGAGGCGGAGAAGGATGAGGAAGTGAAGAAAAAGGTAGTGGATGTCAGCGTCCAATCAGGAGTGAGCAGCTCCTTCACAGCCTTCATTGCCATCAACAAAGCCAACAGGGAAGCCATTCAGGGACCTCTGCTGCACAGACGTGTTCCAGGAGCCT GTGTTCCAAAGGCATACAGAG GTGTTCCAATGGCATGTGGAG ctccACCCATGATGAGTCAAG ATATTTATGCCTGTGCATATCCACTTGGAG cgcTATGTGATTATTCTTTTCAAAATGATG GAAAAGGATtgggagatttttttaaaatgaagaaacAAAGTACCGGTGCAAAGAGTCGCACACCAAGCAGTCCGGTTTATACTTCAATGGGCTCCGATTCCAAGGGGATGGCTACTAATTCTT accccACTAGTTCCATTGTACAGCATATAG CCGTCCAGCCACCTCCAGACCCGTTGCTGCAGTTGGTGTCCCTCCAGAAAGCGTCGGGCTACTGGGAGCTCAACCCGCCTCTGGCTGCTGCACTGGACAAGACCAGCAAGCAGGTGGAACAGCCCAAACCAGCCAAG GTGGACGGGAACGTGTGGGCCACCGTTCTGGCTCTGGTTTGGCTTCATGGGTTCAAGTCGGATGTTCAAGTCGAATGGCAGCTTCTTGCTCGTAAGGCTGCGTTATGGCTGCTGGCTCAGAATG cGCCATGTATCACAGAGTGTGTTGTGGCTGCAAACTCTCTGTTGGGCTGCAACGTGCAAAAAGACACTCTGGGACTTTAA
- the LOC144052391 gene encoding von Willebrand factor A domain-containing protein 5A-like isoform X3: MMSRCGLLTLNKEPVPLKAIEVEVEVKDHVATVTSTLHYDNKEDKAIEAIFVFPLPSHAAVCHFSAKIGQTEIVADVKEKQEAREEYDDALSSGQQAFLLEESDQSPDVFSLRVGSLPPGESASIRLEYVTELAVEADGALRFCLPVVLNPRYQPQGSEVCSVQVTSVPASQVPYSLTFSARLSSPRQVSKVDSKCSLEPLQYLNKEQTQAVVKLAAEHTFDRDIELLIYYKDAHQPAVVVEAGKASAEPGTLMGDAAVMLSVYPEFPQEVMSSLATRGEFVFLLDRSGSMQGARIDSARVTLLLLLKSLPMGCYFNIYSFGSSFEHIFPNSMEYSEKTMEKALTIVKEIKANLGGTEILKPLQHIYSQPCIPSQPRQLFVFTDGEVGNTKEVTSLVKKNSSSHRCFSFGIGEGASTALINGLAKEGGGHAQFITGADRMQAKVMQSLQFALQPAVDDISVTWDLPKGVSVTHLSPPLTAIFQGQRSLIYAQLTGQSSEETDGCVTVKYSLAGNPFQNKLGFAFQPTEDTGLTIHRLGARTLIRCLEAEKDEEVKKKVVDVSVQSGVSSSFTAFIAINKANREAIQGPLLHRRVPGACVPKAYRGVPMACGAPPMMSQDIYACAYPLGALCDYSFQNDEDVVSALGPPTKRKGLGDFFKMKKQSTGAKSRTPSSPVYTSMGSDSKGMATNSSVQPPPDPLLQLVSLQKASGYWELNPPLAAALDKTSKQVEQPKPAKVDGNVWATVLALVWLHGFKSDVQVEWQLLARKAALWLLAQNAPCITECVVAANSLLGCNVQKDTLGL, translated from the exons ATGATGAGCCGCTGTGGTCTGTTGACTCTCAACAAGGAGCCAG ttccTCTGAAGGCCATTGAAGTCGAAGTGGAGGTGAAGGACCACGTGGCCACTGTGACTTCCACACTGCACTATGACAACAAGGAGGACAAAGCCATAGAAGCCATTTTTGTCTTCCCTCTACCTTCTCATGCTGCCGTCTGCCATTTCAGTGCCAAGATTGGACAGACTGAGATTGTAGCTGATGTGAAggagaaacaggaa GCTCGAGAGGAGTATGACGATGCACTGAGTTCCGGGCAGCAGGCCTTCCTCTTGGAAGAGAGTGATCAGAGCCCAGATGTTTTCTCTCTGAGGGTGGGGAGTCTTCCTCCAGGAGAGAGCGCCTCCATCAGGCTGGAGTATGTCACTGAGCTGGCTGTGGAGGCTGACGGCGCGCTGAGGTTTTGTCTGCCTGTGGTGCTCAACCCTCGCTACCAACCTCAGG GAAGTGAAGTTTGCAGCGTCCAGGTGACGTCCGTCCCTGCCTCTCAAGTGCCATACAGTCTGACCTTCTCCGCCCGGTTGTCCTCGCCTCGTCAGGTGTCCAAAGTGGATTCCAAGTGTTCCTTGGAACCTCTGCAGTACCTCAACAAGGAGCAAACCCAGGCGGTC gTCAAACTGGCTGCAGAACACACGTTTGACAGGGATATCGAGCTGTTGATTTACTACAAAGATGCTCACCAGCCGGCTGTTGTGGTGGAAGCAGGAAAGGCGTCTGCCGAGCCTG GCACACTGATGGGGGATGCGGCGGTGATGCTGAGCGTTTACCCGGAGTTCCCCCAGGAAGTGATGTCTTCGCTCGCCACAAGGGGGGAGTTTGTGTTCTTACTGGACCGATCCGGAAGTATGCAAGGTGCTCGCATCGACAGTGCCAGG GTTACTCTACTACTGCTTCTGAAAAGCTTGCCAATGGGCTGCTACTTCAACATTTACAGTTTTGGATCCTCCTTTGAACACATCTTCCC TAACAGTATGGAGTACAGTGAGAAGACCATGGAAAAAGCACTGACGATTGTCAAGGAGATAAAGGCAAACTTGGGTGGAACAGAGATACTTAAGCCCCTCCAACACATTTATAGCCAGCCCTGCATTCCCAGTCAACCACGACAG CTATTTGTTTTCACTGATGGTGAAGTCGGGAACACCAAGGAGGTTACAAGCCTAGTGAAGAAGAATTCCAGTTCCCACAG GTGTTTCTCTTTCGGTATTGGAGAAGGAGCCAGCACAGCTCTCATCAATGGTTTGGCTAAGGAGGGAGGAGGTCACGCTCAATTCATCACAGGCGCCGACAGGATGCAAGCAAAG GTGATGCAATCGCTGCAGTTTGCGTTGCAACCCGCTGTGGACGACATCTCGGTCACGTGGGATTTGCCAAAGGGGGTGTCTGTCACACATCTGTCGCCGCCTCTCACAGCTATTTTCCAGGGTCAAAGGTCGCTCATTTATGCTCAACTTACCGGACAG AGTTCGGAGGAAACAGATGGTTGTGTAACTGTGAAGTACAGCCTAGCAGGCAATCCGTTCCAGAACAAGCTTGGCTTCGCTTTCCAACCTACGGAGGACACCGG ATTAACCATCCACAGGCTAGGTGCTCGAACTCTGATTCGCTGTCTGGAGGCGGAGAAGGATGAGGAAGTGAAGAAAAAGGTAGTGGATGTCAGCGTCCAATCAGGAGTGAGCAGCTCCTTCACAGCCTTCATTGCCATCAACAAAGCCAACAGGGAAGCCATTCAGGGACCTCTGCTGCACAGACGTGTTCCAGGAGCCT GTGTTCCAAAGGCATACAGAG GTGTTCCAATGGCATGTGGAG ctccACCCATGATGAGTCAAG ATATTTATGCCTGTGCATATCCACTTGGAG cgcTATGTGATTATTCTTTTCAAAATGATG aaGATGTGGTTAGTGCCTTAGGACCTCCAACCAAAA GAAAAGGATtgggagatttttttaaaatgaagaaacAAAGTACCGGTGCAAAGAGTCGCACACCAAGCAGTCCGGTTTATACTTCAATGGGCTCCGATTCCAAGGGGATGGCTACTAATTCTT CCGTCCAGCCACCTCCAGACCCGTTGCTGCAGTTGGTGTCCCTCCAGAAAGCGTCGGGCTACTGGGAGCTCAACCCGCCTCTGGCTGCTGCACTGGACAAGACCAGCAAGCAGGTGGAACAGCCCAAACCAGCCAAG GTGGACGGGAACGTGTGGGCCACCGTTCTGGCTCTGGTTTGGCTTCATGGGTTCAAGTCGGATGTTCAAGTCGAATGGCAGCTTCTTGCTCGTAAGGCTGCGTTATGGCTGCTGGCTCAGAATG cGCCATGTATCACAGAGTGTGTTGTGGCTGCAAACTCTCTGTTGGGCTGCAACGTGCAAAAAGACACTCTGGGACTTTAA
- the LOC144052391 gene encoding von Willebrand factor A domain-containing protein 5A-like isoform X1 translates to MMSRCGLLTLNKEPVPLKAIEVEVEVKDHVATVTSTLHYDNKEDKAIEAIFVFPLPSHAAVCHFSAKIGQTEIVADVKEKQEAREEYDDALSSGQQAFLLEESDQSPDVFSLRVGSLPPGESASIRLEYVTELAVEADGALRFCLPVVLNPRYQPQGSEVCSVQVTSVPASQVPYSLTFSARLSSPRQVSKVDSKCSLEPLQYLNKEQTQAVVKLAAEHTFDRDIELLIYYKDAHQPAVVVEAGKASAEPGTLMGDAAVMLSVYPEFPQEVMSSLATRGEFVFLLDRSGSMQGARIDSARVTLLLLLKSLPMGCYFNIYSFGSSFEHIFPNSMEYSEKTMEKALTIVKEIKANLGGTEILKPLQHIYSQPCIPSQPRQLFVFTDGEVGNTKEVTSLVKKNSSSHRCFSFGIGEGASTALINGLAKEGGGHAQFITGADRMQAKVMQSLQFALQPAVDDISVTWDLPKGVSVTHLSPPLTAIFQGQRSLIYAQLTGQSSEETDGCVTVKYSLAGNPFQNKLGFAFQPTEDTGLTIHRLGARTLIRCLEAEKDEEVKKKVVDVSVQSGVSSSFTAFIAINKANREAIQGPLLHRRVPGACVPKAYRGVPMACGAPPMMSQDIYACAYPLGALCDYSFQNDEDVVSALGPPTKRKGLGDFFKMKKQSTGAKSRTPSSPVYTSMGSDSKGMATNSYPTSSIVQHIAVQPPPDPLLQLVSLQKASGYWELNPPLAAALDKTSKQVEQPKPAKVDGNVWATVLALVWLHGFKSDVQVEWQLLARKAALWLLAQNAPCITECVVAANSLLGCNVQKDTLGL, encoded by the exons ATGATGAGCCGCTGTGGTCTGTTGACTCTCAACAAGGAGCCAG ttccTCTGAAGGCCATTGAAGTCGAAGTGGAGGTGAAGGACCACGTGGCCACTGTGACTTCCACACTGCACTATGACAACAAGGAGGACAAAGCCATAGAAGCCATTTTTGTCTTCCCTCTACCTTCTCATGCTGCCGTCTGCCATTTCAGTGCCAAGATTGGACAGACTGAGATTGTAGCTGATGTGAAggagaaacaggaa GCTCGAGAGGAGTATGACGATGCACTGAGTTCCGGGCAGCAGGCCTTCCTCTTGGAAGAGAGTGATCAGAGCCCAGATGTTTTCTCTCTGAGGGTGGGGAGTCTTCCTCCAGGAGAGAGCGCCTCCATCAGGCTGGAGTATGTCACTGAGCTGGCTGTGGAGGCTGACGGCGCGCTGAGGTTTTGTCTGCCTGTGGTGCTCAACCCTCGCTACCAACCTCAGG GAAGTGAAGTTTGCAGCGTCCAGGTGACGTCCGTCCCTGCCTCTCAAGTGCCATACAGTCTGACCTTCTCCGCCCGGTTGTCCTCGCCTCGTCAGGTGTCCAAAGTGGATTCCAAGTGTTCCTTGGAACCTCTGCAGTACCTCAACAAGGAGCAAACCCAGGCGGTC gTCAAACTGGCTGCAGAACACACGTTTGACAGGGATATCGAGCTGTTGATTTACTACAAAGATGCTCACCAGCCGGCTGTTGTGGTGGAAGCAGGAAAGGCGTCTGCCGAGCCTG GCACACTGATGGGGGATGCGGCGGTGATGCTGAGCGTTTACCCGGAGTTCCCCCAGGAAGTGATGTCTTCGCTCGCCACAAGGGGGGAGTTTGTGTTCTTACTGGACCGATCCGGAAGTATGCAAGGTGCTCGCATCGACAGTGCCAGG GTTACTCTACTACTGCTTCTGAAAAGCTTGCCAATGGGCTGCTACTTCAACATTTACAGTTTTGGATCCTCCTTTGAACACATCTTCCC TAACAGTATGGAGTACAGTGAGAAGACCATGGAAAAAGCACTGACGATTGTCAAGGAGATAAAGGCAAACTTGGGTGGAACAGAGATACTTAAGCCCCTCCAACACATTTATAGCCAGCCCTGCATTCCCAGTCAACCACGACAG CTATTTGTTTTCACTGATGGTGAAGTCGGGAACACCAAGGAGGTTACAAGCCTAGTGAAGAAGAATTCCAGTTCCCACAG GTGTTTCTCTTTCGGTATTGGAGAAGGAGCCAGCACAGCTCTCATCAATGGTTTGGCTAAGGAGGGAGGAGGTCACGCTCAATTCATCACAGGCGCCGACAGGATGCAAGCAAAG GTGATGCAATCGCTGCAGTTTGCGTTGCAACCCGCTGTGGACGACATCTCGGTCACGTGGGATTTGCCAAAGGGGGTGTCTGTCACACATCTGTCGCCGCCTCTCACAGCTATTTTCCAGGGTCAAAGGTCGCTCATTTATGCTCAACTTACCGGACAG AGTTCGGAGGAAACAGATGGTTGTGTAACTGTGAAGTACAGCCTAGCAGGCAATCCGTTCCAGAACAAGCTTGGCTTCGCTTTCCAACCTACGGAGGACACCGG ATTAACCATCCACAGGCTAGGTGCTCGAACTCTGATTCGCTGTCTGGAGGCGGAGAAGGATGAGGAAGTGAAGAAAAAGGTAGTGGATGTCAGCGTCCAATCAGGAGTGAGCAGCTCCTTCACAGCCTTCATTGCCATCAACAAAGCCAACAGGGAAGCCATTCAGGGACCTCTGCTGCACAGACGTGTTCCAGGAGCCT GTGTTCCAAAGGCATACAGAG GTGTTCCAATGGCATGTGGAG ctccACCCATGATGAGTCAAG ATATTTATGCCTGTGCATATCCACTTGGAG cgcTATGTGATTATTCTTTTCAAAATGATG aaGATGTGGTTAGTGCCTTAGGACCTCCAACCAAAA GAAAAGGATtgggagatttttttaaaatgaagaaacAAAGTACCGGTGCAAAGAGTCGCACACCAAGCAGTCCGGTTTATACTTCAATGGGCTCCGATTCCAAGGGGATGGCTACTAATTCTT accccACTAGTTCCATTGTACAGCATATAG CCGTCCAGCCACCTCCAGACCCGTTGCTGCAGTTGGTGTCCCTCCAGAAAGCGTCGGGCTACTGGGAGCTCAACCCGCCTCTGGCTGCTGCACTGGACAAGACCAGCAAGCAGGTGGAACAGCCCAAACCAGCCAAG GTGGACGGGAACGTGTGGGCCACCGTTCTGGCTCTGGTTTGGCTTCATGGGTTCAAGTCGGATGTTCAAGTCGAATGGCAGCTTCTTGCTCGTAAGGCTGCGTTATGGCTGCTGGCTCAGAATG cGCCATGTATCACAGAGTGTGTTGTGGCTGCAAACTCTCTGTTGGGCTGCAACGTGCAAAAAGACACTCTGGGACTTTAA
- the LOC144052391 gene encoding von Willebrand factor A domain-containing protein 5A-like isoform X5, with translation MMSRCGLLTLNKEPVPLKAIEVEVEVKDHVATVTSTLHYDNKEDKAIEAIFVFPLPSHAAVCHFSAKIGQTEIVADVKEKQEAREEYDDALSSGQQAFLLEESDQSPDVFSLRVGSLPPGESASIRLEYVTELAVEADGALRFCLPVVLNPRYQPQGSEVCSVQVTSVPASQVPYSLTFSARLSSPRQVSKVDSKCSLEPLQYLNKEQTQAVVKLAAEHTFDRDIELLIYYKDAHQPAVVVEAGKASAEPGTLMGDAAVMLSVYPEFPQEVMSSLATRGEFVFLLDRSGSMQGARIDSARVTLLLLLKSLPMGCYFNIYSFGSSFEHIFPNSMEYSEKTMEKALTIVKEIKANLGGTEILKPLQHIYSQPCIPSQPRQLFVFTDGEVGNTKEVTSLVKKNSSSHRCFSFGIGEGASTALINGLAKEGGGHAQFITGADRMQAKVMQSLQFALQPAVDDISVTWDLPKGVSVTHLSPPLTAIFQGQRSLIYAQLTGQSSEETDGCVTVKYSLAGNPFQNKLGFAFQPTEDTGLTIHRLGARTLIRCLEAEKDEEVKKKVVDVSVQSGVSSSFTAFIAINKANREAIQGPLLHRRVPGACVPKAYRGVPMACGAPPMMSQDIYACAYPLGALCDYSFQNDGKGLGDFFKMKKQSTGAKSRTPSSPVYTSMGSDSKGMATNSSVQPPPDPLLQLVSLQKASGYWELNPPLAAALDKTSKQVEQPKPAKVDGNVWATVLALVWLHGFKSDVQVEWQLLARKAALWLLAQNAPCITECVVAANSLLGCNVQKDTLGL, from the exons ATGATGAGCCGCTGTGGTCTGTTGACTCTCAACAAGGAGCCAG ttccTCTGAAGGCCATTGAAGTCGAAGTGGAGGTGAAGGACCACGTGGCCACTGTGACTTCCACACTGCACTATGACAACAAGGAGGACAAAGCCATAGAAGCCATTTTTGTCTTCCCTCTACCTTCTCATGCTGCCGTCTGCCATTTCAGTGCCAAGATTGGACAGACTGAGATTGTAGCTGATGTGAAggagaaacaggaa GCTCGAGAGGAGTATGACGATGCACTGAGTTCCGGGCAGCAGGCCTTCCTCTTGGAAGAGAGTGATCAGAGCCCAGATGTTTTCTCTCTGAGGGTGGGGAGTCTTCCTCCAGGAGAGAGCGCCTCCATCAGGCTGGAGTATGTCACTGAGCTGGCTGTGGAGGCTGACGGCGCGCTGAGGTTTTGTCTGCCTGTGGTGCTCAACCCTCGCTACCAACCTCAGG GAAGTGAAGTTTGCAGCGTCCAGGTGACGTCCGTCCCTGCCTCTCAAGTGCCATACAGTCTGACCTTCTCCGCCCGGTTGTCCTCGCCTCGTCAGGTGTCCAAAGTGGATTCCAAGTGTTCCTTGGAACCTCTGCAGTACCTCAACAAGGAGCAAACCCAGGCGGTC gTCAAACTGGCTGCAGAACACACGTTTGACAGGGATATCGAGCTGTTGATTTACTACAAAGATGCTCACCAGCCGGCTGTTGTGGTGGAAGCAGGAAAGGCGTCTGCCGAGCCTG GCACACTGATGGGGGATGCGGCGGTGATGCTGAGCGTTTACCCGGAGTTCCCCCAGGAAGTGATGTCTTCGCTCGCCACAAGGGGGGAGTTTGTGTTCTTACTGGACCGATCCGGAAGTATGCAAGGTGCTCGCATCGACAGTGCCAGG GTTACTCTACTACTGCTTCTGAAAAGCTTGCCAATGGGCTGCTACTTCAACATTTACAGTTTTGGATCCTCCTTTGAACACATCTTCCC TAACAGTATGGAGTACAGTGAGAAGACCATGGAAAAAGCACTGACGATTGTCAAGGAGATAAAGGCAAACTTGGGTGGAACAGAGATACTTAAGCCCCTCCAACACATTTATAGCCAGCCCTGCATTCCCAGTCAACCACGACAG CTATTTGTTTTCACTGATGGTGAAGTCGGGAACACCAAGGAGGTTACAAGCCTAGTGAAGAAGAATTCCAGTTCCCACAG GTGTTTCTCTTTCGGTATTGGAGAAGGAGCCAGCACAGCTCTCATCAATGGTTTGGCTAAGGAGGGAGGAGGTCACGCTCAATTCATCACAGGCGCCGACAGGATGCAAGCAAAG GTGATGCAATCGCTGCAGTTTGCGTTGCAACCCGCTGTGGACGACATCTCGGTCACGTGGGATTTGCCAAAGGGGGTGTCTGTCACACATCTGTCGCCGCCTCTCACAGCTATTTTCCAGGGTCAAAGGTCGCTCATTTATGCTCAACTTACCGGACAG AGTTCGGAGGAAACAGATGGTTGTGTAACTGTGAAGTACAGCCTAGCAGGCAATCCGTTCCAGAACAAGCTTGGCTTCGCTTTCCAACCTACGGAGGACACCGG ATTAACCATCCACAGGCTAGGTGCTCGAACTCTGATTCGCTGTCTGGAGGCGGAGAAGGATGAGGAAGTGAAGAAAAAGGTAGTGGATGTCAGCGTCCAATCAGGAGTGAGCAGCTCCTTCACAGCCTTCATTGCCATCAACAAAGCCAACAGGGAAGCCATTCAGGGACCTCTGCTGCACAGACGTGTTCCAGGAGCCT GTGTTCCAAAGGCATACAGAG GTGTTCCAATGGCATGTGGAG ctccACCCATGATGAGTCAAG ATATTTATGCCTGTGCATATCCACTTGGAG cgcTATGTGATTATTCTTTTCAAAATGATG GAAAAGGATtgggagatttttttaaaatgaagaaacAAAGTACCGGTGCAAAGAGTCGCACACCAAGCAGTCCGGTTTATACTTCAATGGGCTCCGATTCCAAGGGGATGGCTACTAATTCTT CCGTCCAGCCACCTCCAGACCCGTTGCTGCAGTTGGTGTCCCTCCAGAAAGCGTCGGGCTACTGGGAGCTCAACCCGCCTCTGGCTGCTGCACTGGACAAGACCAGCAAGCAGGTGGAACAGCCCAAACCAGCCAAG GTGGACGGGAACGTGTGGGCCACCGTTCTGGCTCTGGTTTGGCTTCATGGGTTCAAGTCGGATGTTCAAGTCGAATGGCAGCTTCTTGCTCGTAAGGCTGCGTTATGGCTGCTGGCTCAGAATG cGCCATGTATCACAGAGTGTGTTGTGGCTGCAAACTCTCTGTTGGGCTGCAACGTGCAAAAAGACACTCTGGGACTTTAA